One genomic segment of Colias croceus chromosome 16, ilColCroc2.1 includes these proteins:
- the LOC123698718 gene encoding uncharacterized protein LOC123698718 has protein sequence MEAHMSIQYDLFEKLKKAELNFRKSPKERIKPSYIETRLENLEDLWREFKAGHRKIIASISAAEKSKTKYFSDDLYEEFEEFYTTFKCVLKDACATVPKSNNNIPSVTKEEVKLPTIQLQTFSGKYEDWQAFHDMHISIVQNNASLSNVEKFHYLKSSLTGEAATYLNNYATTDQNYLEAWKQLVKRYDNKKYNVNTVMKRLFSQKKITHEISTGLKSLIDTTSSCLTSLYNMKIKTDNWDTFIVYFVVTRLDAETHRLWENHDSQLNPEELATWTQLLSFLETRFRTLEKFEAVKHTPKSQQATPVVKHKSFHSSIQRKESVDNICALCEGPHFIYSCKSFLQQPVNARQSTVENKRLCFNCLSSTHTVKKCRHSTCCKKCGRRHHSLLHRERDNAQENLTHNQHSQNQDRSSPSNSSTETKISAHFSKVNPVPLSTEIHVSAHTTRDSSHDVVLATAIIKAYSRNGVKHIVRALLDQGSQASFISEKTVQLLGLPRIPINGLVSGLGEGLARSKYLVSLFIESYHNPSTTIQVNAHVLSSLTTHIPSHRLHTPSWPDVHNLTLADPSYNIPGKIDVLLGADIYSEILLNGVLKNSQGLVAQETTLGWILSGKLPQSSERLTNRSITMHVQERSDELLKKFFEMEAEPDSIERKLSPSEIKCEELYDATTTRNSDGRFVVKLPFTSDDPQCMYGNSKDIAVRKLKALERRLKQNLELYEDYRKVLREYLELNHMIEIEETDIDNPKAVYLPHHAVVRKEKDTTKVRVVFNASSKGVNDVSLNDDLHIGPKLQQDLRHLLMRWRTHRVCIIGDLVKMYRQILVKDEDTNYQRIVWRNDSNQPIKHYKLLTLTFGTACAPYLAVKTLQTLAKQEQLRFPTASEITQRDFYIDDLMTGCENLDEALHIYDEINSLMKSGGFQMQKWSSNDTNFLSKIGKDKMSDDFVRIKSDNQFKVLGLSWNRETDNFEYTINLPDGQHPVTKRQILSDIARLYDPIGWIAPVVVKAKIYIQKVWKAGLDWDANLTEDLLIEWNNFRKELNDLKNIVIPRWLHTSKDTDMELHAFSDASKAAYAAAIYLRVVNKLDKSVHVTLITAKTKVAPIDKEISIPRLELCGATLAAKLVSEVAQVMGIVKENTYAWTDSTVVLAWLKGPSSRWATFVSNRVSTILTILDYNQWGHVPSESNPADCASRGLKSTELKNYSLWWKGPDWLCNSTIDIDQPIIPDTEEERNTKSFCVQHQKKEDFEWVRFSSLFKMLRVMAWCRRIFNRGKAKLPKYLTSNELNEALFMCIKQVQHHEFAEDIKHLSSKGYVIKKSVLHKLTPFLDEKGIVRVGGRIKQHPIIIPGRSHLATLIISDTHSRTLHGGPQLMLNIIRAKYWILRARDRVKKFYRSCITCLRHSKAQKTQIMGELPDVRLNPSKPFRSTGVDYAGPILMRFSPGRGSKAYKGYICIFVCMVTRAIHLEAVSDLSAKGFIAAFRRFTSRRGHCQDLYSDNATNFVGADKLLQSMLREARKENPNELVDLLSYESTTWHYIPPYSPNFGGLWEAGVRCVKTHLRKVIGDSTLTYEELTTVLHQIEACLNSRPITLLNNNPDDPLPLTPGHFLVGEPLINIPDENHLVQNISHLERWKTVQKMVNEFWTRWSKEYLVTMAHRQKWTTKTPEPNIGDIVVLRDEQLPPCKWALGKIVDKHPGPDKITRVVTVKCKNGLFKRALSKVCVLPK, from the coding sequence ATGGAAGCACATATGTCAATTCAATATGACCTTTTTGAGAAATTAAAGAAGGCGGAACTGAACTTCCGGAAGTCACCAAAGGAAAGAATTAAACCATCATACATTGAGACTCGTTTAGAGAATTTGGAAGACTTATGGAGAGAATTTAAAGCTGGTCATCGGAAGATTATTGCTTCAATATCTGCAGCGGAAAAGTCTAAGACTAAGTATTTCTCGGATGATTTATATGAAGAATTTGAGGAATTCTACACAACGTTTAAATGTGTCTTAAAAGATGCCTGTGCAACTGTACCtaaaagcaataataatattcctaGTGTAACTAAagaagaagtgaaacttcccACCATACAGCTACAAACATTCAGTGGAAAGTATGAAGATTGGCAAGCGTTTCATGACATGCACATTTCTATTGTTCAGAATAATGCATCTTTGAGCAATGTtgaaaaatttcattatttgaaatcCAGTTTAACCGGAGAAGCTGCaacttatttgaataattatgcTACAAcggatcaaaattatttggaaGCCTGGAAACAATTAGTGAAACGTTATgacaataagaaatataatgtCAACACTGTTATGAAAAGGCTTTTTTCACAAAAGAAGATAACACATGAGATTTCAACAGGATTGAAGAGTTTAATTGATACAACATCATCTTGTTTAACGtcactttataatatgaaaattaaaacagaTAATTGGGATACATTTATTGTCTATTTTGTTGTTACTCGGTTGGATGCGGAAACTCACAGATTATGGGAGAATCATGACAGTCAATTGAATCCAGAGGAATTGGCTACTTGGACACAACTTTTATCATTCTTGGAGACAAGGTTTAGAACTTTGGAAAAGTTTGAAGCTGTGAAGCATACACCAAAGTCTCAGCAGGCTACTCCCGTCGTTAAACATAAATCTTTTCACAGTTCCATTCAACGTAAAGAATCTGTCGACAACATTTGTGCATTGTGCGAAGGGCCACATTTTATATACAGCTGTAAAAGCTTTCTCCAGCAGCCAGTGAATGCCCGTCAGAGCACagtagaaaataaaagattgtGTTTCAATTGCCTATCATCTACCCACACTGTTAAGAAATGCCGCCATTCAACGTGTTGCAAAAAATGTGGAAGGCGACATCATTCGCTGCTTCATCGCGAAAGGGATAATGCGCAAGAGAATCTTACGCATAATCAGCACTCACAGAACCAAGACAGATCATCCCCATCAAACTCATCAACTGAGACTAAGATTTCAGCCCATTTTTCGAAAGTGAACCCCGTTCCGTTGTCAACTGAAATTCATGTCTCAGCCCATACCACTAGAGATAGTAGTCATGATGTGGTTCTCGCCACAGCCATAATCAAAGCGTATTCTAGAAATGGTGTTAAACATATAGTGAGAGCGTTGCTTGATCAAGGCTCACAAGCATCGTTCATTTCTGAAAAGACTGTACAATTACTTGGACTTCCACGCATTCCCATAAATGGTTTGGTGTCAGGTCTTGGTGAGGGTTTAGCTAGGAGTAAATACCTGGTTTCATTATTCATTGAATCGTATCACAACCCGTCTACCACAATCCAAGTAAATGCTCACGTTTTAAGTTCGTTGACTACTCATATTCCATCTCATAGATTGCATACGCCAAGTTGGCCAGATGTACATAATCTTACATTGGCTGACCCAAGTTATAATATTCCAGGTAAAATAGACGTTCTTTTAGGAGCGGATATTTACAGTGAAATCCTACTTAATGGTGTGCTTAAAAATTCACAGGGTCTAGTAGCACAAGAAACTACGTTAGGATGGATTTTATCAGGTAAGCTTCCACAAAGTTCAGAAAGATTAACAAATAGAAGTATCACTATGCATGTTCAAGAAAGAAGCGACGAGCTTTTAAAGAAGTTTTTTGAAATGGAAGCAGAACCAGACAGTATAGAAAGAAAATTATCGCCAAGTGAAATAAAGTGTGAAGAGTTATATGACGCAACAACTACGAGAAATTCAGACGGAAGATTTGTAGTTAAGCTACCATTCACTAGTGACGATCCTCAATgcatgtatggaaattcaaaAGACATAGCAGTAAGAAAATTGAAAGCGTTAGAAAGAAgacttaaacaaaatttagaaTTATACGAAGATTACCGAAAAGTTTTACGTGAATATTTGGAACTAAATCATATGATAGAAATTGAAGAGACAGATATCGATAACCCAAAGGCAGTTTATTTACCTCATCACGCTGTAGTAAGGAAGGAAAAGGACACTACTAAGGTGAGAGTCGTATTTAATGCATCATCGAAAGGTGTCAATGATGTATCTTTAAACGACGATCTGCACATAGGTCCTAAACTACAGCAAGATTTGAGACATCTGCTCATGAGGTGGAGAACTCATCGTGTATGTATCATAGGTGATTTGGTTAAGATGTATCGACAGATATTGGTTAAAGACGAAGACACCAACTATCAAAGGATCGTGTGGAGAAATGACTCGAATCAACCAATtaagcattataaattattgaccTTAACTTTTGGGACTGCTTGTGCTCCTTATTTAGCAGTTAAGACATTACAAACATTAGCAAAACAAGAGCAGCTCAGGTTCCCTACTGCATCAGAAATTACTCAGCGTGATTTTTATATCGACGACTTAATGACCGGATGCGAAAATCTAGATGAAGCTTTACACATATACGACGAAATAAATAGTCTCATGAAGTCTGGTGGTTTTCAAATGCAAAAGTGGAGTAGTAATGACACCAACTTTCTAAGTAAAATTGGTAAAGATAAAATGAGTGATGATTTCGTACGCATCAAATCAGATAATCAATTTAAAGTTCTCGGATTATCTTGGAACAGAGAGACTGATAATTTCgaatatacaattaatttacCTGATGGTCAACATCCTGTAACGAAGCGCCAAATATTATCTGATATAGCTCGATTATATGATCCGATAGGTTGGATAGCACCGGTAGTAGTTAAAGCAAAGATATATATACAGAAGGTATGGAAAGCAGGATTAGATTGGGATGCAAATTTAACAGAAGACCTATTGATAGAATGGAATAATTTCAGGAAAGAGTTGAATGATCTGAAGAATATCGTGATTCCGCGCTGGCTTCATACAAGCAAAGATACTGATATGGAACTACACGCATTTTCGGATGCTTCTAAAGCTGCATACGCAGCAGCAATTTATCTACGAGTTGTTAATAAACTTGACAAATCTGTGCATGTTACCTTAATCACAGCGAAGACTAAAGTTGCACCCATCGACAAAGAAATATCGATTCCACGATTAGAGCTCTGCGGTGCGACACTTGCAGCTAAACTCGTGTCTGAGGTCGCTCAAGTCATGGGTATAGTTAAAGAAAATACTTACGCTTGGACGGATTCAACTGTAGTCCTTGCATGGTTAAAAGGTCCTTCATCTCGTTGGGCTACATTTGTGAGCAATAGAGTATCAACAATACTTACCATTTTAGATTATAATCAGTGGGGACATGTACCTTCGGAATCGAATCCAGCGGACTGCGCCTCTCGTGGTCTTAAATCTACAGAATTAAAGAATTACTCACTTTGGTGGAAGGGTCCTGACTGGTTGTGTAATTCTACAATTGATATCGATCAACCGATTATACCAGATACAGAAGAAGAAAGAAATACTAAATCATTTTGTGTTCAACATCAGAAGAAAGAAGATTTTGAGTGGGTTAGATTTTCGtcattgtttaaaatgttGAGAGTCATGGCATGGTGTCGTAGAATTTTTAATAGAGGAAAGGCTAAATTACCGAAGTATTTAACATCTAATGAATTGAACGAGgctttatttatgtgtatcaAACAAGTTCAACATCATGAATTTGCTGAAGATATAAAACATCTATCATCAAAAGGTTACGTTATAAAGAAAAGCGTTCTTCACAAACTCACACCTTTTTTGGACGAAAAAGGCATTGTGCGAGTTGGTGGAAGAATCAAACAACATCCTATTATTATTCCAGGAAGAAGTCATTTGGCTACACTAATAATTTCAGATACTCATAGTCGTACTCTCCATGGAGGCCCTCAACtcatgttaaatattattagagCAAAATATTGGATTTTACGAGCACGAGATCGTGTCAAAAAGTTCTATAGAAGTTGTATCACATGTTTACGTCATTCTAAAGCTCAGAAAACGCAAATAATGGGTGAACTCCCCGATGTTCGATTAAATCCGAGCAAACCGTTTAGATCTACCGGAGTCGATTACGCTGGCCCTATATTAATGCGTTTCTCTCCAGGTCGTGGTTCCAAAGCCTATAAAGGGTACATTTGTATTTTCGTGTGCATGGTGACCCGAGCTATTCATTTGGAAGCAGTTTCTGATTTGAGTGCAAAAGGATTTATAGCTGCATTCCGAAGATTTACATCAAGGCGAGGTCACTGCCAGGATTTATATAGCGACAATGCTACCAATTTTGTAGGAGCGGACAAACTCTTGCAAAGCATGTTACGGGAGGCACGTAAAGAAAATCCCAATGAATTAGTGGATTTGTTGTCTTACGAATCTACGACGTGGCATTACATCCCTCCATATTCGCCAAATTTTGGTGGATTGTGGGAGGCAGGGGTGCGGTGCGTTAAAACACATTTACGTAAGGTCATAGGTGATAGTACGTTAACTTACGAAGAACTTACTACTGTACTTCATCAAATCGAAGCTTGCTTAAACTCACGTCCTATTactttacttaataataatccGGACGATCCCCTACCCCTGACACCAGGTCATTTTCTAGTTGGAGAACCGCTCATTAATATTCCCGATGAAAATCATCTTGTCCAAAACATATCTCATCTAGAAAGGTGGAAAACAGTACAAAAAATGGTTAATGAATTTTGGACAAGATGGTCCAAAGAATATTTAGTAACGATGGCCCATCGTCAAAAATGGACCACTAAAACTCCTGAACCAAACATAGGCGATATTGTTGTTTTAAGAGATGAACAGCTGCCGCCTTGTAAATGGGCATTAGGTAAAATTGTCGACAAACACCCGGGCCCAGATAAAATCACTCGTGTAGTAACTGTGAAATGTAAGAACGGTCTATTTAAACGCGCTTTAAGTAAAGTTTGTGTATTGcctaaatga